Part of the Bacteriovorax stolpii genome, CCAATCCACAAATATCTTTTTCTTTCCAGACAAAAGCGATCCCCACGCATGAGCCGAGTATTGCCCGAAGAGTGTCTCCACTCCTTCCCGTCTTTACTTCAGCAATTTTGACATGAATCTCGTTCATTTTGCCTTATGCCTTTTTGGGCAGTTTATATACGCATGCAGATTTAAACTCGTATGGAGTATCAAGCCTGTTAAGCGACTCCGACTCTCCAATCATGAGAGTTCCTTCTTCCTTTAAACTCTTCGCCACATTTTTTAAGACTTTTTCCTGGTCTTCCCCAGTGAAATAAATCAAAACATTTCTTAAAAAAATAATGTCAAACATCTCTTTTTTTACGGTGAAAAGATTGTGCGGCTGGAATTGCACTCTTTTTTTAATCTCACCCGATACATCAAAAAGTTTATCCTCTTTTTTTATGAAGTATTTTTCAAACAACTCAGGCTGACTTCTTCTCATGAATTCAATCGACTTCTCGGCATAGGTACCAGCAGTCGCTTCTTGAAGCATATCGCTGGAGATATCACTTCCCATAATTTTGAAATCAAAAGAAGGGTTTTTAAGCTTGAACTCGTTGCAGGAAATCGCAATGCTGTAAGCTTCTTCACCTGAAGAAGATGCAGCAGACCAGATTTTTAAAACGCCATTGGGATTATTTTTAAACCACTCAGGAAGAAACTCTTTTTGAAAGTGCTCCCAAACTCTTGGTGTCCTGAAGAAAAAAGTTTCATTAGTTGTCATGATATTAATGAAATTCTGGGTCTCAGCTGGAGTTTTATCCAGATAGTCCATATAAGCATCATAAGAGCCAATATTGAGTTCACGCATACGTCTGCGCATACGACTTTGCAGCATTGTCTTTTTCTGCTCATTCATCGAAATGCCCGTGAGCATATAAACTTTTTTAATAACCCGGCCAATTGTGACCGGGCCCATATCTTCAAGTAGATTTAAAGCTTCTGACATAATTTTACTTCGTTAAACTTTCGATTGTTTGGTTAAGATCATCAATTCCGACAGAAAGCATCTTTGTCGCGGTTGCAATAGACTCAGAGGCAATCGCCGACTTTTCAGTCTCGTCAGCAACCTGCTGGATCGCTGAGCTTACTTCTCTCGCGGTTAATAACTGCTCTTCTGTTGCACTTGAAATTTCAGAAATCGACTGAGTTGTTTTATTAACACCAGCAACGATTTTTTCAAAGGCCTGTCCCGCTTGTTTTGAAATCTCACTTCCCTGAGACACTCTCTTAGAAGACTCGTTAATCAGCTTTGAAATCTCTTTTGTCGCTTGCGAAGACCTTTCCGCCAGCTTTCTCACTTCATCAGCTACAACCGAGAATCCCAACCCATGCTCCCCGGCCCTCGCCGCTTCAATGGCAGCGTTAAAAGCAAGTAAGTTTGTTTGCGACGCGATTTCACTGATAACTTTAACGATCTCACTGATATCTTCTGAGGATTTACTAATAAGGTCCATTGCTTCAATGGCCTTAGCAATCGCCTTTGTCCCAACTTCAGCTTCTGCATAAGTGGCCTTAGCGACACCATCTGCGTTTTTTGTGTTTTGAGCGATCGAATTGATCGAAGCTGTCAGCTCCTCTACAGAGGCGTTCATTTCTTCAGTCGTTGCCCCAAGCGCCTGTGCTCCTCTCGCCACATTATTAGCTTTTTCTGTCACGTCTTTTAATTCAGATG contains:
- a CDS encoding CheR family methyltransferase, which translates into the protein MSEALNLLEDMGPVTIGRVIKKVYMLTGISMNEQKKTMLQSRMRRRMRELNIGSYDAYMDYLDKTPAETQNFINIMTTNETFFFRTPRVWEHFQKEFLPEWFKNNPNGVLKIWSAASSSGEEAYSIAISCNEFKLKNPSFDFKIMGSDISSDMLQEATAGTYAEKSIEFMRRSQPELFEKYFIKKEDKLFDVSGEIKKRVQFQPHNLFTVKKEMFDIIFLRNVLIYFTGEDQEKVLKNVAKSLKEEGTLMIGESESLNRLDTPYEFKSACVYKLPKKA